From the Pedobacter cryoconitis genome, one window contains:
- the map gene encoding type I methionyl aminopeptidase has protein sequence MIILKTEEEVELIRISATLISSTLTEVAKVLKPGITTMALDKLAAEYIADHGAIPSFLNYEGYPHHICTSVNDVVVHGMPNDKPLSDGDIVSVDIGVIKNEFHGDHAYTFIIGEADQEVIDLVRVTKECLYEGINNAVAGSYLTNISSAIQRHAEGNGYGVVREFVGHGLGRSMHEHPQVPNYGRRNEGILMKENLVLAIEPMVNLGTKDIHMSKDGWTVRTADGKPSVHFEHDVCVKPGHAMILSNYTLIEIAEKANRNLNSSYY, from the coding sequence ATGATTATACTTAAAACAGAAGAAGAAGTAGAATTGATCCGGATCAGTGCTACCTTAATTAGCTCCACCCTGACTGAAGTCGCTAAGGTTTTAAAGCCAGGGATCACTACGATGGCCCTGGACAAACTTGCAGCTGAATATATTGCGGATCATGGTGCTATTCCATCCTTTCTTAACTATGAAGGCTATCCGCATCATATTTGTACTTCAGTAAATGATGTGGTGGTACATGGTATGCCGAATGACAAGCCGCTGAGTGACGGTGATATTGTTTCTGTAGATATAGGGGTTATTAAAAACGAATTTCATGGAGATCACGCCTATACTTTCATTATAGGAGAAGCAGACCAGGAAGTTATAGACTTGGTGAGGGTAACTAAAGAATGTCTTTATGAAGGCATTAATAATGCTGTGGCAGGCAGTTACTTAACTAATATTTCCAGTGCGATACAACGCCATGCAGAAGGGAATGGTTATGGGGTGGTCAGAGAATTTGTAGGCCATGGTCTGGGCCGTTCAATGCATGAACATCCGCAGGTACCAAACTACGGAAGAAGAAACGAAGGGATACTGATGAAAGAAAATCTTGTGCTTGCGATTGAGCCTATGGTAAATCTGGGTACTAAAGATATCCATATGTCAAAAGATGGCTGGACAGTCAGAACAGCTGATGGTAAACCGTCCGTTCACTTTGAACATGATGTTTGTGTCAAACCTGGGCATGCCATGATCTTATCAAATTATACTTTGATAGAAATTGCAGAGAAAGCAAACAGAAATCTGAATTCATCCTATTATTAG